The following are encoded together in the Desulfococcus multivorans genome:
- a CDS encoding DUF4198 domain-containing protein, producing the protein MPPCRSMRTLIAAALLLLAAAPAFAHFGAVIPSDDIVARDDAKTLSIEVKFIHPLEQHYMEMAKPKQFGVKHGGQKSDLTAALKEVKGGSPDQTGKFTFWTADYDIRRPGDYTFFVEPTPYWEPAEDLYIVHYTKVCVNALGLEEGWDVPVGLETEIVPLTRPYGLWTGNLFTGQVLLKGKPVPHAEVEIEYLNASPGNISVVLPPADPYVTQVVKADADGIFSYAMPKAGWWGFSALNEADWTIDHEGMKKTVEIGAVYWVRTRDMR; encoded by the coding sequence ATGCCCCCATGCAGATCGATGCGAACCCTCATTGCGGCGGCCCTGTTGCTGCTCGCTGCCGCCCCGGCTTTCGCCCATTTCGGCGCCGTCATCCCGTCCGACGACATTGTCGCCCGTGACGACGCCAAAACACTGTCCATCGAGGTCAAGTTCATCCATCCCCTGGAGCAGCACTACATGGAGATGGCCAAGCCCAAGCAGTTCGGCGTGAAGCACGGCGGGCAGAAAAGCGATCTGACGGCCGCCTTGAAGGAAGTCAAGGGCGGCAGCCCGGACCAGACCGGGAAGTTCACCTTCTGGACCGCGGACTACGACATCCGCCGGCCGGGGGACTACACCTTCTTCGTCGAGCCGACCCCTTACTGGGAGCCGGCCGAGGATCTCTACATCGTCCATTACACCAAGGTCTGCGTCAACGCTCTCGGGTTGGAGGAGGGCTGGGACGTGCCGGTGGGACTGGAGACCGAGATCGTCCCCCTGACCCGGCCCTACGGCCTGTGGACCGGCAATCTCTTTACCGGGCAGGTGCTGCTCAAGGGCAAGCCGGTCCCCCACGCCGAGGTTGAGATCGAGTATCTCAACGCCTCCCCCGGGAACATCAGCGTGGTGCTCCCGCCGGCGGACCCGTATGTCACCCAGGTGGTCAAGGCCGATGCCGACGGCATCTTCAGTTACGCCATGCCCAAGGCCGGCTGGTGGGGATTTTCAGCCCTGAACGAAGCCGACTGGACCATCGATCACGAAGGCATGAAGAAGACCGTCGAGATCGGCGCGGTCTACTGGGTGCGCACCCGGGACATGAGATAA
- a CDS encoding acyl-CoA synthetase → MQTPSLSAEDKSRYGTLNRENLDFLMNRYNRVNRWVIADMIRRSCYHYPDKTAVVFGEKSMTYRELEEASNRVANGLADLGVKKYDRVAILAHNTIHHVLTWLGCCKIGAIYLAVNYLLKGKDIAYCIDHSESRVFVVEDALHHLVSDVLDGMKTVRNLIWSDDMAGQAPPDDRFMNFETWYKACPAEEPRVILRIEDPCQMTYTSGTESLPKGVIISNQALMAEYMGAIIDGRYGADDINVNALPIYHCAQRDVFMNPIFWVGGTNVLMAPDIGDILKTIASHKATMFFAPPTVWIGMMRHPDFDTYDLSSLKKCYYGASIMPVEILKEMLKRLPGAGICNYYGQTELAPYHTILKAEDALSKLGSAGMGGLNMETRLEDDLGNAVEVPGVPGEICGRGPHAMIMYFKDPEKTEDVMRGGWFHSGDIGILDEDRYVAVVDRKKDMIKTGGENVSTREVEEIIYQDQRVEEVAVIGVDHAKWVEAVTAVVVPRKGKTITEEEIIQRCREHLAPFKVPKKIVFMEALPKTPTGKILKREMRKTYKDMFLEE, encoded by the coding sequence ATGCAGACACCATCACTATCGGCAGAGGACAAATCAAGGTACGGCACGCTCAACAGGGAGAACCTCGATTTTCTCATGAACCGCTACAACCGGGTGAACCGATGGGTCATCGCGGATATGATCCGGAGGAGCTGCTATCACTATCCGGACAAGACGGCCGTCGTCTTCGGCGAAAAATCCATGACGTACAGGGAACTCGAAGAGGCGAGCAACCGGGTGGCCAACGGCCTCGCGGACCTGGGCGTGAAGAAGTACGACCGTGTCGCCATCCTGGCCCACAACACCATCCATCATGTGCTGACATGGCTGGGGTGCTGCAAGATCGGCGCGATCTACCTGGCCGTCAACTACCTGCTCAAGGGCAAGGATATCGCCTATTGCATCGATCACTCCGAAAGCCGGGTGTTCGTTGTCGAAGATGCCCTGCATCACCTGGTTTCGGATGTTCTGGACGGCATGAAGACGGTGCGGAATCTGATCTGGTCCGACGATATGGCCGGCCAGGCCCCGCCGGACGACCGGTTCATGAATTTCGAGACCTGGTACAAAGCCTGTCCGGCGGAGGAGCCCAGGGTGATCCTCCGGATCGAGGATCCCTGCCAGATGACCTACACCAGCGGCACGGAGTCTCTCCCCAAGGGCGTGATCATCAGCAACCAGGCGCTCATGGCCGAGTACATGGGGGCCATCATCGACGGGAGATACGGTGCGGACGACATCAACGTCAATGCGCTCCCCATCTATCACTGTGCCCAGCGGGACGTTTTCATGAATCCCATATTCTGGGTCGGCGGGACCAATGTCCTCATGGCCCCGGATATCGGCGATATCCTGAAGACCATCGCTTCCCACAAGGCCACCATGTTCTTCGCCCCGCCCACGGTCTGGATCGGGATGATGCGCCATCCGGATTTCGACACATACGATCTGTCCTCCCTGAAAAAGTGCTACTACGGCGCCTCCATCATGCCGGTGGAGATCCTCAAGGAGATGCTGAAACGCCTCCCCGGGGCCGGTATCTGCAACTACTACGGCCAGACGGAGCTGGCCCCTTACCACACCATCCTGAAAGCCGAAGACGCCCTGTCAAAACTGGGATCGGCCGGCATGGGCGGTTTGAACATGGAGACCCGCCTGGAGGACGATCTCGGCAATGCCGTCGAGGTCCCGGGCGTTCCGGGGGAGATCTGCGGCAGGGGACCCCATGCCATGATCATGTATTTCAAGGATCCGGAAAAGACCGAGGACGTCATGCGGGGCGGGTGGTTCCACTCCGGGGACATCGGGATCCTGGACGAGGATCGGTATGTTGCCGTAGTCGATCGCAAAAAGGATATGATCAAGACCGGCGGCGAGAACGTGTCCACCCGGGAGGTGGAGGAAATCATCTATCAGGACCAGCGGGTGGAGGAGGTTGCGGTCATCGGCGTGGATCATGCCAAGTGGGTGGAGGCGGTCACCGCCGTTGTGGTTCCCCGGAAGGGAAAGACGATAACCGAAGAAGAGATCATTCAACGCTGCCGTGAACATCTGGCGCCCTTCAAGGTTCCCAAAAAGATCGTCTTCATGGAAGCGCTCCCCAAGACGCCCACGGGCAAGATCCTGAAGCGCGAGATGCGAAAGACCTACAAGGACATGTTTCTGGAAGAATAG
- a CDS encoding ABC transporter ATP-binding protein: MMHNPTPPVLRPDPKQTLFSIRRLTYRYADGTPALSGIDLDIAPGDRIALVGHNGSGKTTLVRQLCGLLSPSAGSVSYKGKLLAGAHLDAARLEIGLLFQDPDDQLFGHTLMDDAAFGPRNQGLARVSAEEAARVALEQVGLAGMAYKPPHNLSFGQKKRAALAGLLAMGPETLILDEPTTNLDPRQEEIFLNLLRDFPGTLVCISHDLIFLYELCDRAVVIDRGRIHHDYTLKELVSHRASLREHGLDFSFRLAPETADESGKTPGGVPAATPPGKTAPAPALVSLRDFRFRYPDGTPALAGVDLDIASGERVALVGENGAGKTTLLSCLLGLRRGEGTFHFAGEPVTKQRHRTLWRRVGMVFQDCADQLFCPSVGEEVAFGLRRLGCTPDETRQRVRETLARVRLSGFEDRVPLHLSGGERKRLALACVLAMSPDLLILDEPTAGLDPEGEELLLQIIGDLDTTLLLVSHDMFFVGELTRRTLVMHQGVIGCDVPTREFMRDEALGSLNGLAFTYRRDCSGAIRELQHEHEHSHPHRHRHEHPHRHGGMVHTHPHEHVHEHPHRFVHRHDGGDKAHDHAPLRYHEHPHPGHDSEPHDHEHP; the protein is encoded by the coding sequence ATGATGCACAATCCGACCCCGCCGGTGTTGCGACCGGACCCGAAGCAGACCCTCTTCAGCATCCGGAGGCTGACCTATCGATACGCCGACGGCACCCCCGCCCTCTCGGGCATCGACCTCGACATCGCCCCGGGGGACCGGATCGCCCTCGTGGGGCATAACGGATCGGGAAAGACGACCCTGGTCAGGCAGCTCTGCGGGTTGCTCTCCCCTTCCGCGGGGAGCGTCTCCTACAAGGGGAAGCTCCTGGCCGGGGCCCACCTCGATGCCGCCCGCCTGGAGATCGGCCTGCTCTTCCAGGACCCCGACGATCAGCTCTTCGGCCACACCCTCATGGACGACGCGGCCTTCGGCCCGCGGAACCAGGGCCTGGCGCGAGTGTCGGCGGAGGAGGCCGCCCGCGTCGCCCTCGAGCAGGTGGGGCTGGCGGGAATGGCCTACAAACCGCCCCACAACCTCAGCTTCGGTCAGAAAAAGCGGGCGGCCCTGGCCGGCCTCCTGGCCATGGGCCCCGAAACCCTGATCCTGGACGAGCCCACCACCAACCTCGATCCGCGCCAGGAGGAGATCTTCCTCAACCTGCTCCGGGATTTTCCGGGCACCCTCGTCTGCATCAGCCACGACCTGATCTTCCTCTACGAACTCTGCGACCGGGCCGTGGTCATCGACCGGGGCCGCATCCACCACGATTACACCCTGAAGGAACTCGTCTCCCACCGGGCATCCCTGCGGGAGCACGGCCTCGACTTCTCCTTCCGGCTGGCCCCGGAGACGGCCGACGAAAGCGGGAAGACACCGGGAGGCGTCCCCGCGGCGACGCCTCCCGGAAAGACCGCCCCGGCGCCGGCCCTGGTCTCCCTCCGGGACTTCCGATTCCGCTATCCCGACGGCACCCCCGCCCTCGCAGGGGTCGATCTCGACATCGCATCCGGCGAACGCGTGGCCCTCGTTGGAGAAAACGGGGCCGGCAAGACCACCCTCCTCTCCTGCCTCCTCGGCCTGCGCCGGGGAGAAGGCACGTTTCACTTCGCCGGAGAGCCCGTGACGAAACAGCGGCACCGAACCCTCTGGCGGCGGGTCGGCATGGTCTTCCAGGACTGTGCCGACCAGCTTTTCTGCCCGAGCGTGGGGGAGGAGGTTGCCTTCGGACTCCGGCGCCTCGGCTGCACCCCCGACGAGACGCGGCAGCGGGTCCGGGAAACCCTGGCGCGGGTTCGGCTGTCGGGATTCGAGGATCGGGTCCCGCTGCATCTTTCCGGAGGGGAGCGCAAGCGCCTGGCCCTGGCCTGCGTGCTGGCCATGTCGCCCGACCTGCTCATCCTCGATGAACCCACCGCCGGTCTCGACCCCGAGGGGGAGGAGCTCCTGCTCCAGATCATCGGCGATCTCGACACGACCCTGCTCCTGGTCAGCCACGACATGTTTTTCGTGGGCGAGTTGACCCGCCGCACCCTGGTCATGCACCAGGGGGTGATCGGCTGCGACGTGCCGACCCGGGAATTCATGCGGGACGAGGCCCTGGGCAGCCTCAACGGCCTCGCCTTCACCTACCGGCGGGACTGCAGCGGCGCCATCCGGGAGCTGCAGCACGAACACGAGCACAGCCACCCTCACCGGCACCGCCACGAACATCCCCACCGTCACGGCGGGATGGTGCACACCCATCCCCACGAGCACGTCCACGAACACCCCCACCGCTTCGTTCATCGGCACGACGGCGGCGACAAAGCCCACGACCACGCGCCCCTCCGATACCACGAGCACCCCCACCCGGGGCACGACAGCGAACCTCACGACCACGAGCATCCGTGA
- a CDS encoding carboxypeptidase regulatory-like domain-containing protein: MKTSRIAAVFMLVSIFSAGVALAHKVNLFAYVEGGKIHTESYFPDGRMVEGGTVRVFDSADTLLLEGTTDTGGLFSFPIPKVDDLTIVIDAGMGHKNSFQLKRTEVEAGK; the protein is encoded by the coding sequence ATGAAAACCTCGAGAATCGCCGCGGTATTCATGCTGGTGTCGATCTTCTCCGCAGGGGTCGCCCTGGCCCACAAGGTCAACCTGTTCGCCTACGTCGAGGGGGGAAAAATCCACACCGAAAGCTATTTTCCCGACGGACGCATGGTGGAAGGCGGCACGGTGCGGGTCTTCGACAGCGCCGACACCCTTCTCCTGGAGGGAACCACCGACACCGGGGGGCTGTTCAGCTTCCCCATCCCCAAGGTCGACGACCTGACCATCGTCATCGACGCCGGCATGGGGCACAAGAACAGCTTTCAGCTGAAAAGGACCGAGGTGGAGGCCGGCAAATGA
- the cbiM gene encoding cobalt transporter CbiM, which translates to MHISDGVLPMSVTVGGYAASAALAAWSARRTRSETLPKVAVVTAAFFVASLIHIPFGPTSVHLLIPGLAGALLGPSAFLAVGLGLLLQSILFQFGGLTALGANALMMGVPALICGVFFQRLKGRTRSRQSIVGGIAGALGTAMAALILALLLAAGGEDFFGVAKIALAAHVPVILIEGAVSAFTIGFLARVKPEMLEPVFAGGADDTHDTAPRDPSAHG; encoded by the coding sequence ATGCACATTTCCGACGGGGTACTCCCCATGTCCGTGACCGTCGGCGGCTATGCCGCAAGCGCGGCTCTGGCCGCCTGGAGCGCCCGCCGCACCCGGAGCGAGACGCTGCCCAAGGTGGCGGTGGTGACGGCGGCCTTTTTCGTGGCGTCGCTGATTCACATCCCTTTCGGCCCCACCAGCGTTCATCTCCTCATCCCCGGTCTCGCCGGAGCGCTCCTCGGGCCGTCGGCTTTTCTGGCCGTCGGCCTCGGCCTCCTCCTCCAGAGCATCCTTTTCCAGTTCGGCGGCCTGACCGCCCTTGGGGCCAATGCCCTCATGATGGGGGTGCCGGCCTTGATCTGCGGTGTTTTCTTCCAGAGGCTCAAAGGCCGCACCCGATCACGGCAATCCATTGTCGGCGGTATCGCAGGGGCTTTGGGAACCGCCATGGCCGCGCTCATTCTGGCGCTCCTGCTGGCCGCGGGCGGGGAGGATTTCTTCGGGGTGGCCAAAATCGCCCTGGCGGCCCATGTTCCGGTCATCCTCATCGAAGGGGCGGTGAGCGCATTCACCATCGGCTTCCTGGCCCGGGTGAAGCCCGAGATGCTGGAACCGGTCTTTGCCGGTGGGGCCGACGACACCCATGACACCGCCCCCCGGGATCCATCCGCCCATGGCTGA
- a CDS encoding thiolase family protein — protein sequence MKDVVIVSACRTAIGSFGGTLKDMNGAQLGGIVMKAAVERAGIDPALIDDVRFGCCMEHHDTLNVTRVAALLAGIPDAVPAVTINRVCISGMEAAVSGMAMIQAGMADIILAGGVEHMSGVPYVVPGARWGCRLQDQAFEDALIHALQCGSRLIPFSEDSPVDTHKSPADMFLGQPYIMGQTAELVAQHLNISREEMDEVALRSHNNAERATRDGAFQAEIVPVTVPRRKKEPVIFDKDEHFRPGITLEQLQKLPPAFVPKIGKVTAGNASGLNDGAAAMIIMSAEKAGELNLSPIARIRASARGACHPTVMGLSPVPAVKNLLKNTGMTIGDFERVELNEAFAAQYIGCERELGLKREITNVNGSGIGLGHPVGATGCRIMVTLLHGMKQQGKSLGLATLCGGGGVSMAVVLEMM from the coding sequence ATGAAGGATGTTGTCATCGTTTCAGCCTGCCGAACGGCCATCGGGTCCTTCGGCGGAACATTGAAGGATATGAACGGCGCCCAGCTCGGCGGCATTGTCATGAAAGCGGCGGTGGAGCGGGCCGGCATCGATCCGGCCTTGATCGACGACGTTCGATTCGGGTGTTGCATGGAGCACCACGACACCCTGAATGTCACCCGCGTCGCCGCCCTCCTGGCGGGCATCCCCGATGCGGTCCCCGCCGTCACCATCAACCGGGTCTGCATTTCAGGCATGGAGGCCGCCGTTTCGGGCATGGCCATGATCCAGGCCGGCATGGCCGACATTATCCTCGCCGGCGGCGTCGAACACATGTCCGGCGTGCCGTATGTCGTTCCCGGGGCCCGATGGGGGTGTCGTCTTCAGGATCAGGCCTTTGAGGACGCCCTGATTCATGCGCTCCAGTGCGGTTCGCGCCTCATCCCGTTCTCCGAAGACAGCCCGGTCGACACCCATAAATCCCCTGCCGACATGTTCCTGGGGCAGCCCTATATCATGGGCCAGACCGCTGAGCTGGTGGCCCAGCACCTGAACATCAGCCGTGAAGAGATGGATGAGGTGGCGTTGAGAAGCCACAACAATGCCGAGCGGGCCACCCGGGACGGGGCTTTCCAGGCGGAAATCGTGCCGGTGACGGTGCCCCGGCGAAAAAAAGAGCCGGTGATCTTTGACAAAGACGAGCATTTCCGCCCCGGCATCACCCTGGAACAACTGCAGAAACTGCCGCCGGCCTTTGTCCCGAAGATCGGAAAGGTGACGGCCGGGAACGCCAGCGGCCTCAATGACGGTGCCGCGGCCATGATCATCATGTCCGCTGAAAAGGCCGGGGAATTGAACCTGTCGCCCATCGCCAGGATCAGGGCATCGGCCCGGGGGGCCTGTCACCCGACGGTCATGGGACTTTCTCCGGTTCCCGCCGTGAAGAACCTCCTGAAAAACACCGGTATGACGATCGGGGATTTCGAACGGGTCGAACTCAACGAAGCCTTTGCCGCCCAATATATCGGGTGCGAACGGGAACTGGGCCTCAAGCGTGAGATCACCAATGTCAACGGATCCGGCATCGGCCTGGGCCACCCGGTGGGCGCCACCGGCTGCCGGATCATGGTGACGCTGCTCCACGGCATGAAACAGCAGGGCAAAAGCCTGGGACTCGCCACCCTTTGCGGGGGCGGCGGCGTCTCGATGGCCGTTGTACTGGAAATGATGTAA
- a CDS encoding TonB-dependent receptor, with the protein MKKNGVWALAALACLLVGTPTLAAETVTLDAMVVKEKKLVTPTRQTHETVYTGSEITREGIAAQGAKAAVSVYEAINILPGISVESVDPYGLGAEQKSIRVRGVRGSLGAMTVAGVPNYGGNPMGPRDYIYDTENFEGIAVYKGAVPADLGTGVGARGGAIELRPLWPETEAGALVGQGVGADSYSRTFVRLDSGTLPAVNTRLSVSGSYTDAGKWKGPGDLGPRKNFNFMLSQPISDRDEVRFQLNYNSLDQHLYRPLAYAETLDLDANHDKDYNANLTGIAARDIDYYDYNRGDYVNRDFLSVIPWTFSDLFKLTIKPYYSKEDTEILGGSTARGGIVQKRMRDIERYGFISQIDSRFSWATASLGYWFESSDMRITQENFNAATLAFKGYGMVMESEDDGIGHSPYIKLAGSIGGFDWQAGLKYFYYRDPAGQGYTAAAPDYELVKAPDLYRQEKSYDELEPTLGVTYLFSENLEFHSSYGRNHIRPYAYVPLVTVYNNNRAAFQAAGVTLDDMFSGYDMEITDTVELGARFRTERMEFLPTLFYAKHKNLLSTIFDPRIGPNGVNYQQNVGEATGWGFDVEMNFFFGEHVIFFLNPSYTDLTYDDDLIFAEATLDTEGNQVVDVPEWMVKSGLILSWGDFTIIPMLRYMDERYGNPENTEKIDDYWVADLKLGYTRKNLSFADALNVSLEVINLFDEAYVSLIQENDTLRGGITSYYAGAPFTAMLTVSLDM; encoded by the coding sequence ATGAAAAAGAACGGTGTGTGGGCACTGGCCGCTCTGGCGTGCCTGCTTGTGGGAACCCCGACCCTTGCGGCGGAAACGGTGACGCTGGATGCGATGGTCGTCAAGGAGAAAAAACTCGTCACCCCCACCCGGCAAACCCACGAAACGGTGTACACCGGCAGCGAGATCACCCGGGAAGGGATTGCAGCCCAGGGAGCCAAGGCCGCCGTCAGCGTATACGAGGCGATCAACATACTGCCGGGCATCAGCGTGGAGAGCGTCGATCCCTATGGACTGGGAGCCGAGCAGAAAAGCATCCGGGTACGGGGCGTGCGCGGATCTCTCGGCGCCATGACCGTCGCCGGCGTGCCCAACTACGGCGGTAATCCCATGGGGCCGCGGGACTATATCTACGATACGGAGAATTTTGAAGGGATCGCCGTTTACAAGGGCGCGGTGCCGGCGGATCTCGGCACCGGCGTCGGTGCCCGCGGCGGCGCCATCGAGCTTCGACCGCTCTGGCCCGAAACGGAAGCCGGGGCTTTGGTCGGCCAGGGCGTCGGCGCCGACAGCTACAGCCGGACCTTTGTCCGGTTGGACTCCGGGACGCTGCCTGCCGTGAACACCCGCCTGTCGGTTTCCGGATCCTACACCGACGCCGGAAAATGGAAGGGTCCCGGCGACCTCGGCCCCCGGAAAAACTTCAATTTCATGTTGAGCCAACCGATCTCGGACCGGGACGAGGTCCGGTTCCAGCTCAATTACAACAGTCTCGATCAGCACCTTTACAGACCCCTCGCCTATGCCGAGACGCTGGACCTGGACGCCAACCATGACAAAGACTACAATGCGAATCTCACCGGGATCGCAGCCCGGGACATCGACTACTATGATTACAACCGCGGCGACTATGTCAACCGGGACTTTCTGTCCGTCATCCCGTGGACATTTTCCGACCTGTTCAAGCTGACGATCAAGCCCTATTATTCCAAGGAGGACACCGAAATTCTGGGTGGAAGCACCGCCAGGGGCGGCATCGTCCAGAAGCGCATGCGGGACATCGAGCGGTACGGTTTCATTTCCCAGATCGACTCGCGGTTTTCCTGGGCCACGGCCAGCCTCGGCTACTGGTTTGAATCCTCGGACATGCGCATCACCCAGGAGAACTTCAATGCAGCGACGCTGGCGTTCAAGGGATACGGCATGGTCATGGAAAGCGAGGACGACGGCATCGGCCACAGTCCCTATATCAAGCTGGCCGGAAGCATCGGCGGATTCGACTGGCAGGCCGGCCTCAAATACTTTTACTATCGGGACCCTGCCGGCCAGGGGTACACCGCCGCCGCACCGGACTACGAACTGGTGAAAGCCCCGGACCTTTACCGGCAGGAGAAAAGCTACGATGAACTGGAGCCCACGCTGGGTGTCACGTATCTGTTTTCCGAGAACCTCGAATTTCATTCCAGCTATGGGCGCAACCACATTCGTCCCTACGCTTACGTGCCTCTGGTAACCGTCTACAACAACAATCGCGCCGCTTTCCAGGCCGCTGGGGTGACCCTGGACGACATGTTCAGCGGATACGACATGGAGATTACCGACACCGTCGAGCTGGGAGCCCGCTTCCGCACCGAACGGATGGAGTTCCTGCCGACCCTTTTCTACGCCAAACATAAAAATCTCCTGAGCACGATATTCGATCCGCGAATAGGGCCCAACGGCGTGAACTATCAGCAGAATGTCGGGGAAGCCACGGGTTGGGGCTTCGACGTGGAAATGAACTTCTTTTTCGGGGAGCATGTCATCTTCTTTTTAAACCCCTCCTATACCGACCTCACCTATGACGACGACCTGATCTTTGCGGAAGCGACCTTGGACACCGAAGGCAATCAGGTGGTGGATGTCCCCGAGTGGATGGTGAAAAGCGGCCTGATCCTCTCCTGGGGGGACTTCACGATCATTCCCATGCTGCGCTACATGGACGAACGCTACGGCAACCCCGAAAACACGGAGAAGATCGACGATTACTGGGTGGCGGATCTCAAGCTCGGCTACACCCGGAAAAACCTCTCTTTTGCCGACGCCCTGAACGTTTCCCTCGAAGTCATCAATCTCTTCGACGAGGCGTACGTCTCCCTGATCCAGGAGAACGACACCCTTCGGGGGGGCATCACCAGTTATTACGCAGGCGCACCCTTCACGGCGATGCTGACCGTCTCCCTGGATATGTAA
- the cbiQ gene encoding cobalt ECF transporter T component CbiQ codes for MTPPPGIHPPMAEVVHIVLPAWQFAAILAGPLILLAAAAAGLRFLVRRRSVSGEDRDWSVPPLADAAGATLFHRWDVRCKITALLAYSFLVAALEHVTPALAALAVSLLALVLARSSLVRALTRLLAVTGFLVMFLVVMPLSAPALPGDTVLVIDGVDWLGFNLRGLYKALAIACKGVAVALLMEPLLTTAPLPVTLHGLTRLGIPDMVGQMVLLSHRYLHVFRHEAERMAAGMRVRGFRKRTDIETLRAVANFLGMLFVRSFERTERVFDAMRARGYRGRFPAPEEPRMQAKDLLLAGAWLALGITLILWDRFFQHR; via the coding sequence ATGACACCGCCCCCCGGGATCCATCCGCCCATGGCTGAGGTGGTGCACATCGTCCTGCCCGCCTGGCAGTTCGCCGCAATCCTGGCGGGCCCGTTGATCCTGCTGGCGGCCGCGGCCGCCGGACTTCGGTTCCTGGTCCGCCGGCGCAGCGTGTCGGGTGAGGACAGGGACTGGTCGGTGCCGCCCCTTGCGGATGCCGCCGGCGCCACCCTGTTCCACCGCTGGGATGTCCGCTGTAAAATCACGGCCCTCCTCGCCTACAGCTTTCTGGTGGCGGCCCTCGAACACGTGACGCCGGCCCTGGCGGCCCTGGCCGTATCGCTCCTGGCCCTGGTTCTGGCCCGTTCGTCCCTTGTCCGCGCCCTGACGCGGCTTCTGGCCGTCACCGGCTTTCTCGTCATGTTTCTGGTGGTGATGCCGCTCTCCGCACCGGCGCTCCCCGGCGACACGGTTCTGGTTATCGACGGCGTAGATTGGCTCGGATTCAACCTGCGCGGCCTTTACAAAGCCCTGGCCATCGCCTGCAAGGGCGTGGCCGTCGCGCTCCTGATGGAGCCCCTCCTGACCACGGCGCCGCTTCCCGTCACCCTTCACGGCCTGACCCGGCTGGGCATACCGGACATGGTGGGACAGATGGTCCTCCTGAGCCACCGGTACCTCCACGTCTTCCGGCACGAGGCCGAGCGCATGGCCGCCGGCATGCGGGTGCGGGGGTTCCGGAAACGCACCGACATCGAGACCCTGCGGGCCGTGGCCAACTTCCTCGGGATGCTGTTCGTGAGGAGCTTCGAGCGGACCGAGCGGGTCTTCGACGCCATGCGGGCCCGGGGATATCGCGGCCGGTTCCCCGCACCGGAAGAACCGCGGATGCAGGCAAAGGACCTGTTGCTGGCCGGCGCCTGGCTGGCCCTCGGGATCACCCTGATCCTATGGGACCGATTTTTCCAGCACAGATGA
- the tsaA gene encoding tRNA (N6-threonylcarbamoyladenosine(37)-N6)-methyltransferase TrmO has protein sequence MNTEARNDAILQLTPVGVVRSPITTPMLTAGESDLTLNERMDRIREYHRRVKETVSRLEIFPQWIELLDGIEGFSHILVLYWPHLIDPARRNLKTVHPMGRKDLPRQGIFATCSPARPNPVLVSAVPLAGRKDNTLEVKGLEAVDGSPIIDIKPYSKSYLRAENLRVPAWMDRIHRELEDD, from the coding sequence ATGAACACTGAAGCAAGAAATGACGCAATTCTGCAGCTCACCCCCGTCGGCGTGGTGAGAAGCCCCATCACAACCCCCATGCTCACGGCCGGAGAATCGGACCTGACGCTGAACGAGCGCATGGACCGGATCAGGGAATATCACCGCCGGGTCAAGGAGACCGTCTCCCGACTGGAGATCTTTCCCCAATGGATCGAGCTTCTGGACGGCATCGAGGGCTTTTCGCATATCCTCGTGCTCTACTGGCCCCACCTGATCGACCCGGCGAGGCGCAACCTGAAAACGGTCCACCCCATGGGGCGGAAGGACCTGCCGCGGCAAGGCATCTTCGCCACCTGCAGTCCGGCCCGTCCCAACCCCGTGCTGGTCTCGGCGGTGCCCCTGGCGGGCCGAAAGGATAACACGCTCGAGGTCAAGGGGCTCGAGGCGGTGGACGGGAGCCCCATCATTGACATCAAACCCTACTCCAAATCCTACCTCCGGGCGGAAAACCTCCGCGTGCCGGCATGGATGGACCGGATCCATCGGGAACTGGAAGATGACTGA